A genomic region of Pyrus communis chromosome 14, drPyrComm1.1, whole genome shotgun sequence contains the following coding sequences:
- the LOC137715628 gene encoding oleosin 5-like, with amino-acid sequence MEIQYGQQLQTSGTKVLLAAFTGLAIGGPLVGLMGFSFLASVTLLVLSSPLLLIFSPLLFCAGFVFVGALAGFAVAAALVFTGMTTLGWIFQELAGIRLLGFGGGDCGGMVERLKDKGKDWARFLQHGTEQDGRISGRG; translated from the coding sequence ATGGAGATTCAGTATGGACAGCAGCTGCAGACCTCAGGCACAAAAGTGCTTTTGGCTGCTTTCACTGGCTTAGCAATCGGAGGGCCGCTTGTGGGGTTGATGGGGTTCAGCTTCTTGGCGTCGGTGACGCTGCTAGTTTTGAGCTCGCCGCTTCTGCTTATTTTCAGCCCACTTCTGTTTTGTGCTGGGTTTGTGTTTGTCGGAGCCTTGGCTGGGTTTGCTGTGGCTGCTGCCCTGGTTTTTACAGGGATGACTACTCTAGGGTGGATTTTTCAGGAGCTTGCAGGTATAAGGCTTTTGGGATTTGGCGGCGGAGACTGTGGTGGTATGGTAGAGAGATTGAAGGATAAAGGAAAAGATTGGGCTAGGTTTTTGCAGCATGGGACTGAACAAGATGGCAGGATTAGTGGTAGAGGCTGA